Proteins encoded in a region of the Zea mays cultivar B73 chromosome 4, Zm-B73-REFERENCE-NAM-5.0, whole genome shotgun sequence genome:
- the LOC103653252 gene encoding uncharacterized protein encodes MDVYFQPLVYDLLDMFINGVKTYDASKGEYFQLRAAIIWTITDFPGLGSVSGFVTSGQAACPDCHSLICSLRLGNGSKSCYMGHRRFLHPNHPFRSDVDSFGESELRPAPTPLSGEEILDCTKNLKTIYGKKPSGKPIRNQKRKDGKPLVFLKRRPIWFTLPYWKDLKIRYNFDVMHIEKNVCENIINTLLDIAGKSKDNLNARLDLQALGIRSDLHPIELEANQFYLPPAPYSMSSVEKKLFCQVLKGVKFPDGYAADIRHNVLVNEKKIVNLNTHGNHILLQDLLPLAVRRVLPQEVSAVLIRLSTFFRKLYSPVIRISDMQRLESEIAEILSLLEIIFPPSFFTINVHLMVHLPTQARVAGPIHFRSMWPVERFLKKCKGYVRTKSHPEGSIMEGSLFDEALTLCSRYLQDETHFNHRVRNRLPTQICVTTPFFHKIGRALAGKCVVNLDHKTWLQAHRYVLFNYSNIEPYLNKHAQYLSSIGVRNQRETNHMQHKTFHEWFRLHVEETCEEASEEIKILAKGPMMIAHQYNSYSINGFNFRTQSYDENRSGKTSFIGKSARQLSSAIGCQVRKKLSIATTDWRLVDINKKYELWEDIKTYYDVDAAALNWVMRTAGKKWKQFKASIKQRYFNPELSIKEIPECPDKRVNDDDWHSMYNYWMSSEFQDRSEKAKINRQKLKMHHTAGSVSYACSEYDLAVKLGRPPRRDENFIQTHTRKNGVPTEQAKPIIVRLCC; translated from the exons ATGGACGTTTATTTTCAGCCCCTTGTCTATGATCTGCTTGATATGTTTATTAATGGTGTGAAGACCTATGATGCCTCAAAGGGTGAATACTTTCAGTTGCGTGCTGCAATAATTTGGACCATCACTGATTTCCCTGGTCTAGGCAGTGTATCCGGATTTGTCACCTCTGGTCAAGCAGCGTGTCCTGATTGCCACTCATTGATTTGTTCTCTCAGACTTGGAAATGGTAGCAAGTCTTGCTACATGGGACATCGTAGGTTCTTACATCCAAACCACCCATTTAGGTCTGATGTTGATTCATTTGGTGAAAGTGAGTTGAGGCCAGCACCTACTCCTCTTTCAGGAGAGGAAATTTTGGATTGTACAAAAAATTTGAAAACAATTTATGGCAAGAAGCCATCAGGTAAGCCAATAAGGAATCAGAAACGCAAGGATGGGAAACCATTAGTCTTTTTGAAAAGGAGACCTATTTGGTTCACTCTTCCATATTGGAAGGACTTGAAAATTCGATATAATTTTGATGTCATGCACATAGAGAAGAATGTGTGTGAAAATATAATTAATACTTTGTTGGACATTGCTGGAAAATCTAAGGATAATCTGAATGCTCGCTTGGATCTTCAAGCTTTAGGTATTAGAAGCGACCTTCATCCTATTGAACTAGAAGCTAATCAATTTTATTTGCCTCCTGCACCCTACTCAATGAGCTCTGTTGAGAAGAAATTGTTTTGTCAAGTATTAAAAGGGGTCAAGTTTCCTGATGGATATGCCGCTGATATACGACATAATGTTCTTGTCAATGAAAAAAAGATAGTTAATCTTAATACTCATGGCAACCACATTCTTCTACAAGATTTACTGCCACTTGCTGTCCGGAGAGTTCTCCCTCAAGAAGTTAGTGCTGTGCTGATTCGTTTAAGCACGTTCTTTAGAAAATTGTACTCTCCTGTTATTCGAATAAGTGACATGCAAAGGTTAGAATCTGAGATAGCTGAAATCTTGAGCCTTTTAGAGATTATTTTCCCTCCATCATTTTTTACCATTAATGTACATTTGATGGTACATCTTCCTACCCAAGCAAGAGTGGCAGGCCCAATCCATTTTCGAAGCATGTGGCCGGTGGAGAG GTTTCTAAAAAAATGCAAGGGCTATGTGCGTACAAAAAGTCACCCGGAAGGATCAATTATGGAGGGTTCTTTGTTTGATGAGGCTCTCACGCTTTGTTCTCGGTATTTACAAGATGAGACCCACTTCAACCATAGAGTTAGAAATCGCTTACCAACACAAATTTGTGTTACAACTCCATTCTTTCACAAAATTGGTCGAGCATTGGCTGGAAAGTGTGTTGTCAATTTAGATCACAAGACATGGCTTCAAGCACATAGATATGTCCTTTTCAACTATTCCAACATAGAACCATATTTAAA CAAACATGCTCAATACCTCTCCTCAATTGGTGTTCGAAATCAGCGTGAGACCAACCACATGCAACATAAAACCTTCCATGAGTGGTTCAGGTTACAT GTTGAGGAAACATGTGAGGAGGCCTCAGAAGAGATCAAAATTTTAGCTAAGGGACCAATGATGATTGCACATCAGTATAACAGCTACTCAATAAATGGATTCAACTTCCGTACACAGTCATATGATGAGAATAGGTCT GGAAAAACATCTTTTATTGGTAAAAGTGCTAGACAACTTTCAAGTGCTATTGGGTGTCAAGTTAGAAAGAAATTGTCTATTGCTACCACGGACTGGAGGCTTGTTGATATAAACAAGAAGTATGAGTTGTGGGAGGATATAAAGACATATTATGATGTAGATGCTGCTGCCTTAAACTGGGTTATGCGCACAGCTGGAAAGAAGTGGAAGCAATTTAAAGCATCCATAAAGCAACGATACTTCAATCCTGAATTGTCTATAAAAGAAATTCCAGAATGTCCTGATAAGAGGGTTAATGATGATGATTGGCACTCTATGTACAACTATTGGATGTCTTCTGAATTTCAG GATCGCTCAGAAAAAGCTAAAATAAATCGACAAAAGCTAAAGATGCACCATACAGCCGGCAGTGTGAGCTATGCATGTTCAGAATATGATTTG GCTGTGAAACTAGGACGTCCTCCACGAAGAGATGAAAACTTTATCCAAACCCATACAAGAAAAAATGGTGTTCCTACAGAACAGGCAAAACCAATAATTGTAAGGCTTTGTTGTTAA